A genome region from Cryptosporidium parvum Iowa II chromosome 8, whole genome shotgun sequence includes the following:
- a CDS encoding coiled coil protein, with protein sequence MLKKIFGKKNEEGEDGVKPVKANLGEENKFYYNKELKSWVVRGEEHLVEQKQNLPPPPPKRPTTTDSGTRTESMASFSSGSQSTGIRKNLYTSTPGLNIMKNSKEQIGGIIPAIGFNSSNANATLFGPVGAPNNNNAIDNLDNQSGNLEPGKYDPKDLNEKQGIQEQIQVRSDSKEARRTSIQGKELEGEHLELSPSNFEGYSAEISGLGRHLREDQNISVPSSSYTNFTNQSSANTISITNKVLPPIPSLPNAAISNRDLTYGVSQRRASLQDSPLSFISTPNVIQNPKDTLGEKMEEASTSQNQYIHQEISGKQVCQEFDYNNIGISIQGLNEQQENMMESMRNQVEESKMNSTISNSESDQTEILYTQNDMRQRQRIRPLSQRSAASNGISGLTEKNEQIDVIKEKMDINWNKASSGGEVVNHRVSNTPKMESSILELISFFGFKYDEKSQKLLDNLEYNENMNISEQHYSAQKEEKRSLTQVCIDIKENKLKQMNFLVGKIFKSLQDSSSEYDSLLEMILNIGNITNKTFQEISGTINIVMSNSDEIEKELIKTRGLYLDLVKKYKAIYKQYETDMITLRSELENEKNMNITNSKEFEEKLKRVQDEFSSNEASNNELLHQYYSYIQDLQHRFEEMQENMQGKDLEIKMSEEEIQKLKSEIEELRIKLEEKKREFMLASEKFEEYERENQRLRESNEELISLSKLNEENSKQERIVLIEEHKQELELMEKFSREQDEHINQLQKSIGDLSEERSELLNQSEQLRNEIMIIKAQVENLVEEKSKIEEEVLTLSSQNQDKSSRIIELESMIGTESQRMETVSREMEELKGLNSQMEQKIEEIEKEKIQIESELRLEKESSVENFEKLSKELEEMTLKSQSLMEASKDEMESERRKLKEELESKTEEYNKHINWLESEISRVDEEWRTRQTHIEANYEQLYAQYMDLSSREGELGVLQERVNELESEKVNRNEYISELETKLNESQNDNRVSELEERLKEIEIQNQDNSNKLKESEEEILRGKMSISELEARLESETGRNKSLNDEVESLQTSNGTYLARIEELERRLESSEQYKDYMCKLEQRTLELESSLEVKCKEYDSLEEQHNKLINENKELERLNSHENNHQMKLENEKLKETNEAVYIKLEAFSRDIDMLNNQLEWVRRYSPQVYEAMLENTYQYSGPSFDSNPNNPGAEHEISDIAL encoded by the coding sequence ATGTTAAAGAAGATTTTTGGTAAAAAGAATGAGGAGGGAGAAGATGGTGTAAAACCAGTAAAAGCTAATTTAGGAGaggaaaataaattctatTATAATAAGGAGTTAAAAAGTTGGGTTGTTCGTGGGGAAGAACACTTAGTCGAGCAGAAGCAAAACCTTCCACCTCCACCTCCAAAGAGGCCAACAACAACGGATTCTGGTACTAGGACAGAAAGTATGGCATCTTTTTCCTCAGGTTCTCAGAGTACAGGaataagaaagaatttataTACTTCTACACCTGGATTGAATATTATGAAAAATTCCAAGGAGCAAATAGGAGGAATAATACCTGCTATAGGCTTTAACTCCTCCAATGCAAATGCAACTTTATTTGGTCCAGTTGGTGCGCctaataacaataatgcTATAGATAACTTGGACAATCAAAGTGGAAATTTAGAACCTGGTAAATACGATCCAAAggatttaaatgaaaagCAAGGTATTCAAGAGCAAATCCAGGTTAGAAGTGATTCTAAAGAAGCAAGAAGAACATCTATTCAAGGAAAGGAACTAGAGGGCGAACATTTAGAGCTGAGTCCAAGCAACTTTGAAGGTTATTCTGCTGAAATTTCCGGGCTTGGTCGCCATTTACGAGAAGATCAGAACATATCAGTCCCGTCTTCGTCTTATACAAATTTCACTAATCAAAGCAGTGCTAATACAATATCAATAACTAATAAAGTACTCCCTCCTATACCATCTTTACCAAATGCAGCTATTTCAAATCGTGATTTAACATATGGAGTATCTCAAAGAAGAGCATCTCTCCAGGATTCTCCTTTATCGTTTATTTCAACTCCAAATGTAATTCAGAATCCAAAGGATACTTTGGGAGAAAAAATGGAGGAGGCTTCAACATCCCAGAATCAGTACATTCACCAAGAGATTTCTGGAAAGCAAGTTTGTCAAGAATttgattataataatattggaatttcaATCCAAGGTTTGAATGAACAGCAAGAAAATATGATGGAAAGTATGAGAAACCAAGTAGAGGAAAGCAAGATGAACTCAactatttcaaattcagaGAGTGACCAGACTGAAATCCTATATACTCAGAATGATATGAGACAAAGACAAAGAATAAGACCACTGTCTCAGAGAAGTGCTGCTTCAAACGGTATTTCTGGATTAACTGAGAAAAATGAACAAATAGAtgtaattaaagaaaaaatggatATAAATTGGAATAAAGCCTCCTCTGGAGGTGAAGTTGTAAATCATAGAGTGAGCAATACACCAAAAATGGAGTCATCCATTCTTGAGTtgatttcattttttggaTTCAAATATGACGAGAAATCCCAAAAGTTATTGGATAATTTGGAGTATAATGAGAATATGAATATTAGCGAACAACATTATTCTGCTcagaaagaagaaaagagGAGTTTAACACAAGTTTGTATAGATATTAAGGAAAATAAGTTAAAACAAATGAACTTTTTGGTTggaaaaattttcaaaagttTACAAGACTCTAGTAGTGAGTATGATAGTTTATTGGAgatgattttgaatattggTAACATTACAAATAAGACATTTCAAGAAATTTCAGGGACTATTAACATAGTAATGTCCAATAGTGATGAGATTGAAAAGGAGCTTATTAAAACTAGGGGGTTGTATCTAGACTTAGTTAAAAAGTACAAGGCAATATATAAGCAGTACGAGACAGATATGATAACTTTGAGAAGtgaattagaaaatgaGAAGAATATGAACATTACAAATTCTAAAGAGTTTGAGGAGAAGTTAAAGAGGGTTCAGGATGAGTTTTCATCAAATGAAGCTTCAAATAACGAATTACTGCAccaatattattcatatatTCAAGATCTACAACATAGATTTGAAGAAATGCAAGAGAATATGCAAGGAAAGGATCTTGAGATTAAGATGTCAGAGGAAGAGATTCAGAAGTTAAAAtctgaaattgaagaattaagaataaagttagaagagaaaaaaagagagTTTATGCTAGCTTCAGAAAAGTTTGAAGAGTATGAGAGAGAAAATCAGAGATTAAGAGAAAGTAATGAAGAATTGATTTCGCTTTCAAAATTGAATGAAGAGAATAGCAAACAAGAAAGAATAGTATTAATTGAGGAGCATAAACAGGAGCTAGAGTTAATGGAGAAGTTCAGTCGCGAGCAAGATGAACATATTAATCAACTTCAAAAGAGTATAGGTGACTTAAGTGAGGAAAGATCTGAGCTACTGAATCAAAGTGAACAGCTAAGGAATGAGATTATGATAATTAAAGCACAAGTTGAGAACTTAGTAGAAGAGAAGTCTAAGATAGAGGAAGAAGTCTTGACCTTAAGTTCACAAAACCAAGACAAGTCCTCAAGAATTATTGAACTAGAAAGTATGATTGGAACTGAGTCACAGAGAATGGAAACAGTTTCTAGAGAAATGGAAGAATTAAAAGGCTTGAATAGTCAGATGGAACAAAAAATAGAGGAAATTGAAAAGgaaaagattcaaatagAGTCAGAATTAAGACTAGAAAAGGAAAGCTCAGTTGAAAATTTCGAGAAATTGTCAAAAGAATTAGAGGAAATGACACTAAAGAGCCAGAGTTTAATGGAAGCTTCTAAGGATGAAATGGAGTCTGAGAGAAGAAAGTTGAAGGAAGAGCTGGAATCTAAGACTGAGGAGTATAATAAGCATATTAATTGGTTAGAAAGTGAAATTTCAAGAGTTGATGAGGAGTGGAGGACAAGACAAACACATATTGAGGCAAACTATGAACAGCTTTATGCACAGTATATGGATTTGAGCTCAAGAGAAGGCGAACTTGGAGTTTTACAGGAAAGGGTTAACGAACTTGAATCTGAAAAGGTTAATAGAAATGAGTACATTTCAGAATTAGAAACGAAATTGAATGAAAGTCAAAATGACAACAGGGTTTCAGAGCTAGAAGAGAGACTGAAAGAAATTGAGATCCAGAATCAAGACAATTCAAACAAACTCAAAGAATCTGAGGAAGAGATTCTGAGAGGCAAAATGTCCATTAGTGAGCTTGAGGCTCGTCTTGAATCTGAAACAGGTAGAAACAAGTCTCTAAATGATGAAGTTGAAAGCTTACAGACTTCAAATGGAACTTATTTGGCTAGAATCGAGGAACTGGAGAGAAGGCTTGAAAGCTCTGAGCAATACAAAGACTACATGTGTAAACTTGAACAGAGAACATTAGAACTCGAAAGCTCCTTAGAAGTAAAGTGTAAGGAATATGACTCATTAGAAGAGCAACATAACAAGTTGATAAATGAAAACAAAGAACTCGAAAGATTAAATAGTcatgaaaataatcatcAAATGAAACTTGAGAACGAAAAACTTAAAGAAACTAATGAAGCAGTCTATATCAAACTGGAAGCTTTCTCCAGAGATATTGACATGCTTAATAATCAACTTGAGTGGGTCAGAAGATATTCCCCACAAGTATATGAAGCAATGCTCGAAAATACCTATCAATATTCTGGCCCATCCTTTGATAGTAATCCCAACAACCCCGGTGCTGAACACGAAATTTCCGATATTGCTCTGTAG
- a CDS encoding ubiquitin carboxyl terminal hydrolase domain that is fused to a MATH domain: protein MHTGRNIERPSMEGFSSREKQYDYSNIPGRLQNELEFKVEGFRRRIMEMMNSTEGGTKNRLYSNIHSYKNFNFRIMILPKVKLTSGGSLEGHISAYLEAIPSQNWPSNWVWLNTRYSVTLINQKDYRKSHFMSDIFSFKGENDPKKKLTLEERNYDYSSAGPEADRGWSDFFSLKTLLDPKTGFIDSETETVIFRAGVFPVLCDPVSCGKSNFDHLGTDRSLTGYVGIRNLGATCYMNSLLQSLYHIGRFRKAVYTIPLNPNRVTSGSSCSNTPISRETRPELTPLSACIPKIDDFGEVTPQSISSESNSLAISLLGEASEDAVEWTSNVAKSLFEYESDGIASLESIMSSNACQDYGQNTGVVSGNVSGPGSTIGGNCSASDAGNDQTKISSALQTLFYELQTCSEPVNCRELMRSFGWDASDAFTQHDAQELNRLLCDRLEEEMKNTAVDGSIKALFEGEYENYIECLDVDCTSRRRENFYDIQVDVEGVKSLEESLQRFVEEEILDGENLYEAEGFGKQRAKKGVRFQRFPPVVQFHLKRFQFNIQSMDMVKLNDYFTFPEKLDLSSFVNHNNKGETDTGNIVEGTEKYILHTVVIHQGDVHSGHYYAYIRPKPDSDWFRFDDEKVTLVSSSTAIEDNFGGHEYEVWDYLGNPESDIPKRSKTHSAYILVYVREDQAQDLLSEPIPQEVNPDLVSKYRKEIEMMNLRKRLRQDLNEHVRIQLLLSTSYNISSSCRPKSQGLHQSISSFPWNYIFKCSRDFSLSQFHSELEKRFLNKRMLHNDVPSSSISCNKAFGSHLFLLETNPEGNHTASGGARGMGGLHHHIGYSNGGPTSSTGLSFYTCISSPQGEGISSGNRISDSQRGGAGGMLGRAIGFGSSTSGTRSGDEILMSDLCRRYHRAGLWDSSCPTLYMCLYLDDVSSLLMDRIPPNLPINADGSYLEKRQRIENKLRNFNDNGGGEVLLLLRYFDISNPRINEFSLKYSRNQEIPNLYNLGLIMVSQSTTLKDLNEYVMMEIEKDKDNKSPGRGLISGFEFGLRVCLETASDSDNLFPLLDPRCTIQQLQLINGSSLIFSINLDDSVINRKREELRKSLEEVVIFPNQNLWLQEEKTSQYNGIEDEGKSSESEDSSFRLPVELEMVKCPEFPVLDFHHWYENFQNSLHLSLYLWDPLDGEYHPPHLGGGGGGGGTHLCLPNTNQYGIMEAMQASNNSIIRSFSRYQIKEVHQIHVDLRWPAIKTWIYVCNQIKVDPRSIALARNALNPLDASLLTLFSLIQAQRHDESISSVIRSLSSAHYYGKIPRSLAILALNLKGHSFVSLNRKDKHILTVTNTVNCSEIPKGRYILQVESCDTVDSVIRKLIKKENILSHRSFNTNGKDAMQTGNGAKSHTDISKLKLRLFEASNQNDHVGVYRGGEMITRILNTDGMQNTSTFGGLSIGSFVDCFRIEQDYSQEELDLLKKGELVNILVIQDSRSGFGGNYGDHYHNDDHNSLAGGTSYLVTIPVSSRLVDLKNKLQERFDLDEKIISKWRFYRLESKSLQGIKDNDLIMNSFGNNGVGINNHYSTNAKNNVDINIYGFEPHTILLAQQVFPILQKSGSRPLKI, encoded by the coding sequence ATGCATACTGGGCGTAATATAGAGAGGCCGTCCATGGAAGGCTTCTCGAGTAGAGAAAAACAGTATGACTACTCGAATATACCAGGACGGCTTCAAAATGAATTGGAGTTTAAGGTTGAGGGTTTTAGAAGAAGGATTATGGAGATGATGAACAGTACCGAGGGGGGTACGAAGAACCGactatattcaaatattcacAGTTataaaaactttaattttcGAATAATGATTCTTCCAAAGGTTAAATTGACTAGTGGAGGTTCGTTAGAAGGTCATATTTCTGCTTATTTGGAGGCAATCCCATCGCAAAATTGGCCTTCAAACTGGGTATGGTTGAATACAAGATATTCTGTGACCTTAATTAACCAAAAAGATTACAGAAAATCTCACTTTATGAGTGATATATTCAGCTTTAAAGGAGAAAATGACCCAAAGAAGAAACTTACATTGGAGGAGAGAAATTATGACTATAGCTCTGCAGGCCCAGAAGCCGATCGTGGTTGGAGTGATTTTTTTAGCTTAAAGACTCTCTTGGATCCAAAAACTGGTTTTATTGATTCTGAGACAGAAACAGTAATTTTCAGAGCTGGTGTATTTCCGGTTTTATGTGATCCAGTTTCGTGTGGAAAGTCAAATTTTGACCATTTGGGAACTGATCGATCACTAACTGGATATGTTGGAATTCGAAACCTTGGAGCTACATGTTATATGAACTCCCTACTACAATCTCTATATCATATTGGAAGATTCAGAAAAGCTGTCTATACTATTCCCCTGAACCCAAATAGAGTCACATCAGGCTCATCATGTTCTAATACTCCGATAAGTAGAGAAACAAGACCTGAATTAACTCCTTTGAGTGCTTGTATTCCTAAGATAGATGATTTCGGAGAGGTCACTCCTCAAAGTATTAGTTCTGAATCTAATAGCCTTGCCATTTCTTTATTGGGAGAAGCCTCAGAGGATGCTGTAGAATGGACCAGTAATGTTGCAAAAAGTCTTTTTGAGTATGAAAGTGATGGTATTGCTAGTCTTGAAAGTATTATGTCTTCAAATGCATGCCAAGATTATGGACAGAATACCGGTGTAGTAAGCGGTAATGTATCTGGTCCGGGATCTACAATAGGAGGAAACTGCTCAGCTTCGGATGCTGGAAATGATCAAACGAAGATTAGTTCTGCTCTCCAAACCTTATTTTACGAGCTTCAAACCTGTTCAGAACCTGTGAATTGTCGTGAACTGATGAGATCTTTTGGCTGGGATGCTTCAGATGCATTCACCCAACATGATGCACAAGAGTTAAATAGACTACTTTGTGACCGTCTTGAGGAGGAAATGAAGAATACTGCTGTTGATGGGAGCATTAAAGCTCTTTTTGAAGGAGAGTATGAAAATTATATCGAGTGCTTGGATGTTGATTGTACTTCTAGAAGGAGAGAAAACTTTTACGACATTCAAGTTGATGTTGAAGGAGTAAAGTCATTAGAGGAAAGTCTCCAGCGTTTTGTAGAGGAAGAAATTTTGGATGGTGAAAACCTCTATGAGGCTGAGGGCTTTGGAAAACAGAGAGCAAAGAAGGGAGTTAGATTCCAAAGATTCCCACCTGTTGTTCAGTTCCATTTGAAGAGATTCCAATTCAATATTCAAAGTATGGATATGGTCAAGTTGAATGATTACTTTACTTTTCCAGAAAAATTGGATCTATCTAGCTTTGTGaatcataataataaaggagAAACAGATACTGGTAATATTGTAGAAGGTACCGAAAAGTATATATTACATACTGTTGTCATTCATCAGGGGGATGTTCATAGTGGACATTATTATGCCTATATACGTCCAAAACCTGATTCAGACTGGTTTAGATTTGACGATGAAAAGGTTACTCTAGTTTCATCTTCTACAGCTATTGAAGATAATTTTGGAGGCCATGAGTATGAAGTTTGGGATTATTTGGGAAACCCAGAAAGTGATATTCCAAAAAGATCCAAAACCCACTCAGCTTACATCTTGGTATATGTTAGGGAGGACCAAGCTCAAGATTTGCTTTCGGAGCCAATTCCTCAGGAGGTCAATCCTGATTTAGTTTCTAAATACAGAAAAGAGATTGAGATGATGAATCTTCGAAAGAGACTTAGACAAGATCTGAATGAGCATGTTCGAATTCAATTATTGTTATCAACAAGTTATAATATCTCATCCTCTTGTCGTCCAAAATCCCAAGGTCTTCATCAAAGTATTTCATCCTTCCCATGGAATTACATATTCAAATGTTCAAGGGACTTTTCTTTGTCTCAGTTCCATTCTGAGCTTGAAAAAAGATTCTTGAACAAAAGGATGCTTCATAATGATGTTCCTAGTAGTAGTATTAGTTGTAATAAAGCTTTTGGATCTCATTTATTCCTTCTGGAAACCAACCCGGAGGGAAACCACACTGCTTCAGGAGGAGCAAGAGGAATGGGTGGATTACATCATCATATTGGATACTCAAATGGAGGCCCTACATCCTCAACCGGTCTATCCTTTTATACATGCATTTCATCTCCCCAAGGAGAGGGAATTAGCTCTGGAAACCGGATATCAGATTCTCAAAGAGGCGGAGCTGGTGGAATGCTAGGTAGAGCTATTGGATTTGGAAGTTCAACTTCTGGTACAAGATCAGGAGATGAGATCTTAATGTCGGATCTATGTAGAAGATACCATCGTGCAGGCCTTTGGGACTCATCTTGCCCAACTTTATATATGTGTTTGTATCTTGATGATGTCTCAAGCTTATTAATGGACCGAATCCCTCCAAATCTACCAATTAATGCAGATGGTTCATATTTAGAGAAGAGACAAAGGATTGAAAATAAGCTCAGAAACTTTAATGATAATGGAGGAGGAGAAGTTTTGCTTCTCTTGAGATATTTTGATATCTCAAACCCTAGGATCAATGAATTCTCCTTAAAATACTCTAGAAATCAGGAGATTCCAAATCTTTATAATCTAGGACTTATCATGGTTTCTCAAAGCACCACACTTAAGGATTTAAATGAATATGTAATGATGGAGATagaaaaagataaagatAACAAGTCACCAGGTAGAGGATTGATTAGTGGCTTTGAGTTTGGACTTAGAGTATGTCTGGAAACGGCTTCAGATAGTGATAATTTGTTCCCATTATTGGATCCTCGATGTACAATTCAACAACTTCAGCTTATCAATGGATCCAGTTTaatcttttcaataaatttggatgattcagtaattaatagaaagaGAGAAGAATTAAGGAAATCTCTTGAAGAGGTTGTGATCTTCCCAAATCAAAACCTTTGGTTGCAAGAAGAGAAAACTTCTCAATATAATGgaattgaagatgaagGAAAATCTTCTGAATCGGAAGATTCTAGTTTCAGGCTTCCAGTAGAACTAGAGATGGTTAAGTGCCCAGAATTTCCAGTTTTGGACTTTCATCACTGGTATGAAAATTTCCAGAATTCTCTCCATCTTTCTCTATATCTATGGGATCCTCTAGATGGTGAATATCACCCGCCTCATTTgggaggaggaggaggaggaggaggaacGCATTTGTGCCTGCCTAATACAAATCAATATGGAATAATGGAAGCCATGCAGGCGAGCAATAATAGTATAATACGCTCGTTTTCAAGGTatcaaattaaagaagTACATCAAATTCATGTGGATCTCCGCTGGCCAGCTATTAAGACTTGGATTTATGTTTGTAATCAAATCAAAGTAGATCCTAGAAGTATTGCTTTAGCAAGAAATGCACTGAATCCACTAGATGCTTCTTTGCTAACTTTATTCTCTCTGATTCAAGCCCAGAGACATGATGAATCTATATCTTCAGTAATCAGAAGCTTAAGTTCAGCACATTATTATGGAAAAATACCACGTTCTTTAGCTATCCTGGCTCTAAATCTGAAAGGTCACTCCTTTGTTAGTTTAAACAGAAAAGATAAGCATATTCTAACTGTGACCAATACTGTAAATTGTTCTGAAATACCTAAAGGAAGATACATCCTTCAGGTAGAATCCTGTGATACTGTGGATTCAGTCATACGCAAGTTAATAAAGaaggaaaatattttatctCACAGGTCCTTTAATACAAATGGTAAGGATGCCATGCAAACCGGAAATGGCGCCAAAAGTCACACAGATATTTCCAAGCTTAAATTAAGATTATTCGAAGCGAGTAACCAAAATGATCATGTTGGTGTATATCGAGGAGGGGAAATGATAACAAGGATTTTAAACACAGATGGAATGCAAAATACTTCTACTTTTGGAGGATTATCTATTGGCTCTTTTGTGGATTGCTTTAGGATTGAACAAGATTATTCACAAGAAGAGTTGGATTTACTTAAAAAAGGAGAGttagtaaatattttggtTATTCAGGATTCAAGGAGTGGTTTTGGCGGGAACTATGGAGATCATTACCATAATGATGATCATAATTCATTGGCTGGAGGTACAAGCTATTTAGTAACAATACCAGTAAGTTCAAGATTGGTagatttaaagaataaacTACAAGAAAGGTTTGATTTGGACGAGAAGATAATATCCAAATGGAGATTTTACCGTCTTGAGTCAAAGAGTCTTCAAGGAATTAAGgataatgatttaattatgAATAGTTTTGGAAATAATGGTGTTGGTATTAATAATCACTATAGCACAAATGCAAAGAATAACGTGGacattaatatatatggTTTTGAGCCTCATACAATTTTATTGGCTCAACAAGTTTTTCCAATTCTACAAAAGAGTGGCTCTAGACCTctgaaaatttaa
- a CDS encoding coiled coil, low complexity protein, with amino-acid sequence MNNEASRLVNLYIKNIPSFYQFQVVKAQYEENNINNNLSSLESINYKLIETQKKVNERYQLLLNNSQINQFTNDSDISGEERLLSILETLGLELTENGIINIPNNPLVNTETGNNSDNVNSLTFITTTNNNNFLNTLKSNIKSELKKFDSDFQMLYGKLPSKSDKEPLKPLYLLYRHLKDSTYRTKNHPTQDLISEIESLKKKKTQLRGLLETFQDQFLKKNHRKVLYHKDLLPIEKEYLEYKSIKNKIKQLEDIYSNQKLNST; translated from the coding sequence ATGAACAATGAAGCATCTAGGTTGGtgaatttatatattaaaaatatccCTAGTTTCTACCAATTTCAAGTTGTTAAAGCTCaatatgaagaaaataatattaataataatctttcTAGCTTAGAAAGTATCAACTACAAGTTGATTGAAActcaaaaaaaagttaatgaAAGGTATCaattactattaaataatagccaaattaatcaatttacTAACGATTCCGATATTTCTGGAGAAGAAAGATTATTATCTATCTTAGAAACTTTGGGTCTAGAATTAACAGAAAATGgtatcattaatattccTAATAATCCACTTGTTAATACAGAGACAGGAAATAATTCTGATAATGTTAATTCCCTAACATTTATTACCACCAccaataataacaatttcTTGAATACTCTTAAAAGTAACATAAAAAGTGAGTTAAAGAAGTTCGATTCAGACTTTCAAATGTTATATGGAAAACTACCGTCAAAATCCGACAAAGAACCACTTAAACCCTTGTATTTACTGTACAGGCATCTCAAGGATTCAACTTATCGGACCAAAAATCATCCCACACAAGATCTAATATCAGAAATAGAGTCtctgaaaaaaaagaaaactcAACTAAGAGGATTGCTGGAAACATTTCAAGAtcaatttctcaaaaaaaaCCACAGAAAAGTTCTATATCACAAAGATTTACTACCtatagaaaaagaatatctTGAGTATAAGTCAATCAAGAATAAAATCAAACAACTTGAAGATATATACTCAAATCAAAAGTTAAACTCCACATAA